From a region of the Streptomyces venezuelae genome:
- the manA gene encoding mannose-6-phosphate isomerase, class I, with translation MDRLTNTIRPYAWGSTTAIPALLGVEPTGEPQAEMWMGAHPGAPSRLDRGAGAQALSDVIAADPEGELGAATVARFGPRLPFLFKILAAGAPLSLQVHPDREQARAGFEDEERRGVPIDADHRNYKDPNHKPEMICALTAFDGLCGFRPPLEAAELLAGLEVDSLKPYVDLLRAHPEEAALREMLTAVLTADRAEMARTVHEVAAAVTRLGGRYTPYATLVHHFPGDPGVVAAMLLNHVRLQPGEAMFLGAGVPHAYIDGLGVELLANSDNVLRAGLTPKHVDVPELLKIAKFEPGDPNLMRPEGDAEEVYETPIDEFRLSRFLLAPGGASRVLPHDTPQILLCTAGSPQAGELTLTPGESVFVPAGEKVELSGSGTIFRATVVV, from the coding sequence ATGGACCGCCTGACGAACACGATCCGCCCCTACGCCTGGGGATCCACCACGGCCATCCCCGCGCTCCTCGGTGTCGAACCCACCGGTGAGCCCCAGGCAGAGATGTGGATGGGAGCCCACCCGGGCGCCCCCTCCCGCCTCGACCGGGGAGCGGGCGCGCAGGCGCTCTCGGACGTCATCGCCGCCGATCCCGAAGGCGAGCTGGGTGCCGCCACGGTCGCCAGGTTCGGCCCCCGGCTGCCCTTCCTGTTCAAGATCCTCGCAGCCGGTGCCCCGCTGTCCCTCCAGGTGCACCCCGACCGGGAGCAGGCCCGGGCGGGGTTCGAGGACGAGGAGCGCCGCGGGGTCCCGATCGACGCGGACCACCGCAACTACAAGGACCCCAACCACAAGCCCGAAATGATCTGCGCGCTCACCGCGTTCGACGGTCTCTGCGGCTTCCGCCCGCCGCTGGAGGCCGCCGAGCTCCTCGCGGGCCTGGAGGTCGACAGCCTCAAGCCGTACGTCGACCTGCTGCGCGCGCACCCCGAAGAGGCCGCACTGCGCGAGATGCTGACGGCCGTACTCACCGCGGACCGCGCCGAGATGGCCCGCACCGTGCACGAGGTCGCCGCCGCCGTCACACGCCTGGGCGGCCGGTACACCCCGTACGCCACGCTGGTGCACCACTTCCCGGGCGACCCCGGAGTGGTCGCGGCGATGCTGCTCAACCACGTACGGCTCCAGCCCGGCGAGGCGATGTTCCTCGGCGCCGGCGTCCCGCACGCCTACATCGACGGCCTCGGCGTCGAGTTGCTGGCCAACTCGGACAACGTGCTGCGGGCCGGGCTGACCCCCAAACACGTGGACGTGCCCGAGCTGTTGAAGATCGCGAAGTTCGAACCGGGCGACCCGAACCTGATGCGCCCCGAGGGCGACGCCGAGGAGGTCTACGAGACCCCCATCGACGAGTTCCGGCTGTCCCGCTTCCTCCTCGCGCCCGGCGGCGCGTCCCGTGTGCTCCCGCACGACACCCCGCAGATCCTGCTCTGCACCGCCGGCTCCCCGCAGGCCGGCGAACTGACCCTGACCCCCGGGGAGTCGGTCTTCGTACCGGCGGGCGAAAAGGTCGAACTGTCCGGAAGCGGGACGATCTTCCGGGCGACTGTGGTGGTCTGA